A single region of the Lycium barbarum isolate Lr01 chromosome 2, ASM1917538v2, whole genome shotgun sequence genome encodes:
- the LOC132627164 gene encoding glutathione S-transferase TCHQD-like, whose protein sequence is MQLYHHPFSLDSQKVRLTLEEKEIDYTSHHVNPLTGKNMDAFFFNLNPSAKIPVFQNGSHIIFDTIEIIQYIERIAEKVSSGGNNLNLSSREVVEWMHKIQEWDAMYFTLFHVPEKYRLYVFKFLRRVIIARMAESPDLASAYHCKLREAYDTDDKLNNAEVLRRSENHLARLLDEVELKLGETSYLVGEDFSLADVMLIPILARLELLNLEDKYINSRPNIADYWVLVKQRPSYKKVIGKYFDGWKRRKTLLKTWCFIRVRSMLRKY, encoded by the exons ATGCAGCTATATCATCATCCTTTTTCCTTGGACAGCCAGAAAGTGAGACTTACTCTGGAAGAGAAAGAGATCGATTACACGTCGCATCATGTGAACCCTTTAACGGGCAAGAACATGGATGCGTTTTTCTTCAATTTGAATCCAAGTGCGAAAATTCCTGTATTCCAGAATGGTTCTCACATCATATTTGACACCATTGAGATAATTCA GTATATCGAAAGAATTGCAGAAAAAGTGTCTTCTGGTGGAAACAATCTGAACCTTAGCAGTAGAGAAGTTGTTGAGTGGATGCATAAAATACAAGAATGGGATGCAATGTACTTTACCCTTTTCCATGTCCCTGAGAAGTATCGGCTATATGTTTTTAAATTCCTGAGGCGTGTGATAATTGCCCGAATGGCTGAATCTCCTGACTTAGCAAGTGCCTACCACTGTAAGTTAAGAGAGGCATATGACACAGACGACAAGTTGAATAATGCTGAAGTTTTGAGACGTAGTGAGAATCATCTAGCAAGACTTCTTGATGAAGTGGAACTCAAACTTGGTGAAACATCATATCTAGTCGGGGAAGATTTCAGTCTAGCGGATGTAATGCTCATTCCTATTCTAGCTAGACTAGAACTGTTGAACTTGGAAGACAAGTACATAAACAGTCGTCCAAACATAGCAGATTACTGGGTGTTGGTTAAGCAAAGACCCAGTTATAAGAAGGTGATTGGTAAATATTTTGATGGATGGAAAAGACGGAAAACTCTGCTGAAAACATGGTGCTTCATCcgtgtcagaagcatgctccgaAAATATTGA